In the genome of Acidovorax sp. 69, the window CTGCACATGTTCAAAAGTAGACCAGCTCATAATGCCATCGACACCCGAATGGCGATCCGACAAGCGCGCGCCCGGCACGATGGTCTCAAACGTCAGTGCAGCCGGGATACGGCGCATGCCCAGTTGCTCGCTGGCAATGCGCGGCAGTTTGGTGTATTCCCTGCGAATATCGATGCCATGAATGGCGGTAGCGCCATGGCGCAGCACCAGAGACAAATCGGTAATGCCATCGCCGCAGCCAAAATTTAGCAGCCTTGCCGTGCGCATATCGAGCGCGCCGCCCATCCACTGGTGGACCACGTTGGCTGCGTAATCGAAATGCGCCCGAAACCACTCGTCACTGATGCGCTGTGCATCCCATGGAGCCATACCCCACAGCCGCTCCTGCAACTTTAACCACCAATTATTCTTCATTGCTTCTCCAGGAATAGCACTGTGATCCATCGCTTCCTACGTTCCCGCCGCAGTACCGTGTTGCAAGCAGTCTTGGCGTCTTGGCCACACTGCCAACGCTCCGCCCGAGTGCTCCCCTCACGGTTTACGCAGCACGTAAGCGTCCTGGTGGTTCCAGAAATGCACTGGCGCTTTGTGCACCAGCCTGTCGGCCCCCACTGTTTCGGCGATGCGCGCCAGGACGAACGCCTCTGAGGTGAAAGTGGTGCCGTATTCCTGCTCGTCGATGGCAGTGGATTCACTGGAAGCCGCAAAGAAATAGCCATCCTCGTCCAGCGTCACATGATCAAAGTCGGCCGCCTTGATACCGTGGGTGCTGAACACCAGCAGCCCGCCAGGGGCCACCGCTTCGTACAACACCTTGAGCCAACGCGACCACGTGGCGCTTGGCAAATGGCTGAAGAGAGACAACACAAATACCAGGTCATAGCGGGCAGGCCATTGCACACTCTCTGGCACGCTGGTCGACAAGAAACCATCCACACCAAACGTGTTGCGCGAAAACTCCACCGCATTCGGCACCACATCCGACACCACGACCCGCGAAGAACCCAGGGCCTTGACCAAGTGCCGGGTAAACCGGCCATGGCCACTGGCGAATTCCAACACGCTGTGCGTCCTGAATAGTGGCTGGTCCACCGCCTCCAGCAGCAGCATCAGCTCCGACAAGGTTCTCCAGCCGTCCGCGAGGTAGTCGCGCAATGGGTTACGGCTTGAGTGGTGACTTCGAAAGAAGCCAAAAATGTCGTCTTGCTCAGAGATGGTGCAGTTCAGCCCCATGACGTTGTTGAAAGAACCGATCAGGTCGTTCGCCTCTATGAGTGCGTGGGCGGCCAGCACCACATCGCGCTCATCTCGCGCGCGCACCAGTACTTGCGCTGCAGCCTCCCTGTCGCCCCGTGCCAGCAGCTCCCCCCCCTCTCGCAGCAGTTGTTGGCCAAGGGTGGAGGTTGATGTTGGAAGAACAGTCATGGTGTTGAAATGCACGAGAAACCGCAGATTATCGGGGAGCCGCTGGAAGAGACAGATTCAAGAGCGCAAGGCAGGTGCGCACGGCAAGCGCAACTCACGCGCGACATCCTGACGCCTTGGTTGACCGCCCCGCCGTACGCAAATGCGTCAGCCGAGGGTCTGTGGGAGGGTCTGGGGGCGTCAACTCCAGCGATGGGGCAGCCGCACCAAACCAGGCAGCGGCTTGGGAAAAATGAAGCGGAAGTGCAAAAACTGAAACCACTCGTCATATACCGCCAGACCCGTCTCATCGAACAGGAACGCGCTGATCACATAGTCGCCGCTGTGCAGAGGCAGGTCCGGAAAGGTCAGGACAGATTGCCAAGTGCCATCGTCTTGCTGCACGGGCACTGCACCGTCTTCATGCGTCGCCAGCGACGTGATTCCGACACCCTTGGACTGCTCGATCATGAACCCAATGTTCGGGCGCTCTGCACCGCGTCCGCGCGCGCGGATGGTTACCACCAAGTCGAGCCCCTGAAGCACGGGCGGCTGGCCCGCTACCGACTCATCCAGATGCGCCACGTCCACCGACAGAATGCAGGCACTGCCCCCCTCGCTCGGCGCCTGCGGAGCCGTGCTGTTGTTGCCGTTATGTTGCGCCACCGTGGCGCTGTCGATTGTGAACGCAGGGGGCTCTGTACCGGCACTGCTTTCAGCGGTGGACTCGCGTTCCCGGGTGTGTACGTCGTAGGCTGCAAGCACCGCCTCGGTATTGCCGAACTGCGCTACGCGGCCACCTTTGAGCCAGAGCGCCCGGTCGCACAGATGGCGAATGTGGTAGGGACTGTGTGAACAGAACAGAATGGTGCAGCCACTGTTTCGAAATGCCGTAATGCGCTCGACACACTTTTTCTGAAAATTCTGATCTCCTACGGCCAACGCTTCGTCGATGATCAAAACGTCGGGCTGCACAGCCGTCACCAGGGCAAAAGCCAAGCGCACGGTCATGCCCGACGAATAGGTTTTTACCGGCCGGTCCAGCGCCTCACCCAGTTCGCAGAAATCGATGATTTCAGGCTCCAGGCGCGCCATCTCATCATGATTGATACCAATCAGGCTGCCCGCGAAGTAAAGATTGTCGCGGCCACTGAAGTCGGGGTGAAAGCCAGCACCCAGCTCCAAAATGGCAGTCACCCGTCCTACGCGATCAATGCGCCCATGGCTGGGCTGCAAAGTACCCGCCAACAGTTTGAGCAAAGTGCTTTTGCCTGCCCCGTTGTCACCGATCACACCAATACATTCGCCCCGCCGCAATTCAAACGACACATCGCTCAGCGCCCAGTGGCTGCGGTGGGTGGCCTTGCCCGTCAACAGCGCACGCAGCCTGGCCCGTGGGGTGGGATAAAGCTTGTATTCTTTAGCTACGCCAGCCACGGACAGCACCGTGTCAGGAGCAACGCTTGGCGTGTTGGGGGAGTTTTTGGTGCTCACAACCAGTCCACCAATTGATCGCGGCTGCGGGCCACCAAGGCGTTCAGTGCCACTGACAGTGCACACACCCATACAAGCGTTGCGCACCATACGCTCCAGTGGGGCCACTGACCTTGCAGCAGCACCTGCTGATATCCCATTACCAGCCCCGTCATCGGGTTGAGCCATAGTACCCAGCGCCAGGCTTGGGGAAAGAGCTGAATGGGAAACAGAATCGGTGACAGATAAATGCCCACAGAGAGCAGAAAACCCACCAGCTGCGCAACGTCTCGCAGCGCCGCAGCCAGTATGGCCAGTGCGTAACCCAGCACCATACACAACAGCATTTGCAACAGCAGTAAAGGCAGCAGAGCCAGGATGGCAGGCTTCAGTCCATGAGCAGGAATGTAGGCCACTGCTACAAGCAGCAGCAACGGGCCATAAATAGAGAAGCTGGCCAACACCGAGCGTGACGTAAACAGCACAGGTGGCAGAGGGTTCTTGTGCAACAGGCTGCCAGCGTCGATCAGGCTGGTCATGCCACGCTGCACTGCATCGCAAAAAGCCATCCAAGGCAAGGCACCGACTACCAGATACGCGCCAACGGCCCTTGTAGGGGCCTGCTCGCCCAGGCGCATGCCAAACACCACGTCAAACACCAGATAGTACGCAGCCACGGTGAGCAGTGGCTGCAGATACGGCCAGACAATGCCCAGCGCCGTACCGGTGTGGCGTGAAGCCACCTCCCGGCGCGTCAGCACCCACACCAATGTGCGCGCACGCCACAGCGCGCGCGCTTCACTCCAGAGAATGTTCATGAGAAGGATGTTGCAGGCGGACAGCCGCCCACCGTGGCTCGTCTGGCTTTGGCTTTGGCTTCAGGCGACTAGGCGTTAAGCGACTAGCCGCCGACTACCCATATTACTTGGCGATTGGCACCGGAATACCGGCTCCTTTGGCATAGCCTGCCGCAAAGTCTTCAATTGCCTTGGCATTTGGCTCCACACCGTCTTGCAGCTTTTGTGCCGCCTTCACACGAGCATCTTGCGTGACGCTAGCGCGCACTTCCTTGAGCAGCTCATCTTTCACCTCGTCGAAGGAGCGAGTGCTTGGCGGCTTGCGGTCTTCCAACTGAATGATGTGGTAGCCAAACTGGGTTTCCACCACGCCGCTGAGGTCGCCTTTTTTCTTGAGATCAAAGACCGCCTCGTCAAAGGCAGGCACCATGCGGCCCTTTGGGAACAAACCCAGATCGCCGCCACGAACTGCACTGCCTTTGTCCGTGGAGTGCTCTTCTGCCAGCTTAGCGAAATCGCCGCCCTTCTTGATATCCGACAGCAATTTTTCGGCTTTGGCACGCGATTCCGGGGTTACCCCTGCAATGAGAATGTGCCGCGCTTGCACCTGCTCACCCACCTGGAAGCGTTCAGGCTTCGCACGGTAGACACTGCGGGCCATTTCAAGGGCGGCAGCGTCGTTGGGTGCTGCCTGCTGATCAATGCGCGCCAGCATCATGTCAGACAGGACCTTGTCGCGCGCCAGTTGCAGCATGGCAGCCACCTGCGGGTCCTTGTCCAGTCCTTGCTGCAAGGCCTGCTGGCCCAGGGCACGGCGCACATACATGTTCATGGCCACTTGGCTCACGCTCTGCTTGTTGCCCAGCACCATGGGGCGCATTTCTGCGGGCATGCGCATCAAGGCATCCGCCTCCAGATCATTGCTGGTGATGGCAAATTTTCCACCCTGGGTCAAGGGCACAGGGCCCGCTGCCTGGGCCATCGAACCAAAGGCGAGCAAAGCAGCAGCCAGGGCAATACCGCGCAGCGGCGAGATGCAAGTTGTCGTCAGGAGCTTCATGGATAAAAAGGAAAAATGAAATGAAAAAAAGGCGGGGAACCCCCCGCCTTTTTTGGATCACGTTGCCGCGATTAAGTGCCCACGAATTACTTCGTGTAGCGATGTGGCCAGGAGATACCGTAGGTACCCGACACGCCAACACCCGCTTGTGGGTTGGTCAGCTTGACGAAGGAGTTACCCAGCAGTGGCAGACCCAGAGCAGCGTTGGACGTGTCGATCACGCCCCAGCCGTTCGTGTAGATGCCGGAAGTGATGGTGCTACGAGCCACCGAAGCGCCCAACACGGAGTTGCCCGTGTCAGCGAAGGCCAGCACGCTGACTTCGCCGCAGAATGCAACAGAGCTGGCGGTACCAGGCGAGAACACAGGACCTGCAGTGGCAGAGGTTTCTTCACGGTCGAAGAACTTCTGGCCATCGGCGTACACGCAGATGTTACCATTGGTATCCACCGTTGTGTTACCCACGCTCTTGTACAAGCCACCAGCTGCAGCGACGTTATTCGCACCTGCCGTGTAGAAGTAGTTGCCAGTCTGAACACCAGCAGGAACTGGGACAGCAACCGTACCAACGTTGTTAATGTCCGTGAACAAACGATAGCCAGGATTGCTGGACGTTGCGCCCGTTGCACCGCTGGTGCCAGTCACTGCAGCGTAGTTTGCGGCCACGTTGTAACGACGAGCAGGCATGGAGAACACCCAGTCCGTCTTGGCAGTGATGCTTGCGTCCAGAGCGTATTGGTTAGTCACCGACTTCACAGCCAGCGCAGCCAGCAGGGCCTTAGCCTGGCCTACAGCGTTCGGGCTGGTAGCAGCATTGAAGAAAGGCGTAGACAGATCTGGCGCATCGTAGTTGAGCATCGGCAGCGCTGCAGCGGTCACGTTCGTACCAGCAGCGTTGTAAACACCAAGCGTACGGAACAGAGGATCAGCCGTCACGCCGTTTGCACCGTCAGCGCCGAGCGTCACCAGGGAATTGCCCAGTTGCGCAAAGTGGCGGAAGTTAGCCACGCCATTCACGCCACCAGCACCAACGGTAGCAGCAATAGCGGTTGCAGCACCCGAGAACACGGTGGTTTGGGGCACGTTGATGATGTACCAGTCACCCATCAGACCGCCGGTGGGGCTGTCCAGACCAGCAGCAGCGATTTGTGCTTCAGTGGTGTAGTCAGCGATAGCAGCTGCGTTCAGAGCCGAACGGGCAGTAGAACCTGCGACAGAGCAAGGTGCCACGCCAGACACGTGCTTGGTAGCGGTGTACAGAGCGGAGCGGTTAGGACCGGCAGCAGCCAGAGCGCCAGCTGCATCAAAGGCCTTCAGAGCCGTGATGTCAGCGACGTTGAACACTTCCACATAACCTTCGCGGGTCAGCGCAGTGCGCTGGACTTCCGTCAGGTAGCCAGGCAGACGGCTGCTGGTGTTGTTGAAGGACTGGGTAGTCAGTGCAGGCACCGTGCAGGTGTTGTCTGCTGTGGTGATTTGAGCCAAGCCATTGGCATCAGCCGTCACAGCAGCCGTCCACACGTCGCCAGGCGACAGGAAAACCTGGAAATCCAGCAGGTCGTCGGAGTTGGAAGCGGAGCGGAAACGCACCTTGGCGACCTTACCGTTGGTTTGGTCGGTGTTGGTGATGTGCAGCACGGTCATGTTGCCGTTTTGCGCATTGAAGTAAGGCACCACCAGAGCATGGCCCACGCCACCAGCCGTCACCGCCAAAGCAGTCGCCGTTGGCTTAGCAATAATCTTGCCAGCATAGGTAGTTGCAGTCTGAGGACCGGCATCGGTACCAACAACCACGTCAGCCGACGCAACACCCGCGAAGCCCAGGCCACCAATCATGGCAGCAATGCTCAGGGCCATCACATTTTTTTTCATACAAGAACTCCAGTTAAAAAAGTTGGTAAGCGCAACTACCACGATTGATTACGCTAGAGAATCGTAGCACAGCGCTTCTGGGAACTAAACTTGATTACGAGGGCCTGCTGGCGTTTGTTGACCAAATACAACAGTTCCGAATAACCAAAACCTTATCCCCTAGCCTGCAAGGGAGCCGCCTCAACCCTTACAGATCTTGGTAGCGCCACCACTGGCCGTCTTCCAACAGCCAAGTCTCACTCAGGTGGGTTGCAATGGTACCCAAATTCATGCCCACCAAGGCAGGTGCAGCGCTGATTTTTATGCGAACGGTGCATTTTTCAGGCTCGCAGGTGGTATTGATGGGCTCCGCCCCCTTGAGGGATGCGCCATCTCCGAACTGCATACGAAACTGCTCCATCGTGTGCAGCTTGCGATATGAGGGGGTGGACAGAGCATAGGCCTTGGCGTAATTCCCCGTGACACGCGCCTTCCAGTACTCGGTTGCACGCTGCTGCACAACCTGCTCGGGCGGCCCTGAGAAAGTAGCACACCCGGCCAGCGCCAAAGTGGCTGTTACAACCAGGGCCGACATCCAGACGGGCTGGTGCTGGCGAATCCACGTAAGAGTCTTCATCTTGATGGTTTCCTTCTATTAACAATCTACAATTGATTTGGCAGCCATATGGCTCGATAGGCAATCTATTGAGGGCTCACGGACTGCACTGCGGGAGTGGCGGGCGCCGGGCGTACATTGGAACGCTCGCGCATCTCGATGATGTTCAAACCTCGCAGGCGGTCACGCAGATCCTCACTCACCTCACGGATCTCAGGGTCGGTACGAACCACCCGGGGACTGATCACCACCAACAGCTCGGTGCGTTTGCCGGTGTTGTTGGTATTGCTGAACAGGCTGCCCAGCAGCGGCACATCCTTCAACAGGGGGACGCCACTTTTTCCTGCGGAGCGATTGTCTTTGATCAGACCGCCCAAAACAATGGTTTCGCCACTGCGTACGGCCACCTTGCTGCTGATCTGGCGTTGCAGAAAAATGGGCTGGCTGTTGGCTCCGCTGCTGGCTGACTGGTCGGTCATGCTCTGGTCGATCTGCATGGTTACCAGGTTGCCTGCGTTGACAGAAGGGGTGACTGCCAGGCTAACGCCTGTATCACGGTACTGCACGGTGCTGGTGATGGCGTTGCTGTTGCTGATGTAGTCGGTGGTGCTGGTCAGCACAGGAATCTGGTCGCCAACGGCCATGGTTGCGGTGTGGTTGTCCAGCACCATCAGCGATGGGCTGGATACGACCTTGAGCAGATCCTGACTTGCCAGGGCGTTCAAGATGACCCGGACTTTGCTTGCCGAATTGATCAGCGAGTAGCTAAAGCCACTGCCAGCCGCCACGTTGAGGCTGCCACTGTTGGCGGCGTTGTTGGTGCCAGTGGACAACTGCCCCACCCCGGTGTTTCCCCCTGAAGTGCCGCCGCTAAAAGCCCATTGCAAGCCGTATTGCAAACTATCGTTCAGTGTCACTTCAATGATCGACGCGTCAATGAGCACCTGCGTAGGCGGCTGGTCCAGCCGCTTGAGCGTGGATTCGATCTTTTGGAATTCGGCACGGGTGCTCCACACCAGGATGGAATTATTGAGCTCGTCGGCCATGACGCGGACCCCCCCCACATTCGCCG includes:
- a CDS encoding class I SAM-dependent methyltransferase encodes the protein MTVLPTSTSTLGQQLLREGGELLARGDREAAAQVLVRARDERDVVLAAHALIEANDLIGSFNNVMGLNCTISEQDDIFGFFRSHHSSRNPLRDYLADGWRTLSELMLLLEAVDQPLFRTHSVLEFASGHGRFTRHLVKALGSSRVVVSDVVPNAVEFSRNTFGVDGFLSTSVPESVQWPARYDLVFVLSLFSHLPSATWSRWLKVLYEAVAPGGLLVFSTHGIKAADFDHVTLDEDGYFFAASSESTAIDEQEYGTTFTSEAFVLARIAETVGADRLVHKAPVHFWNHQDAYVLRKP
- a CDS encoding ABC transporter ATP-binding protein, with product MSTKNSPNTPSVAPDTVLSVAGVAKEYKLYPTPRARLRALLTGKATHRSHWALSDVSFELRRGECIGVIGDNGAGKSTLLKLLAGTLQPSHGRIDRVGRVTAILELGAGFHPDFSGRDNLYFAGSLIGINHDEMARLEPEIIDFCELGEALDRPVKTYSSGMTVRLAFALVTAVQPDVLIIDEALAVGDQNFQKKCVERITAFRNSGCTILFCSHSPYHIRHLCDRALWLKGGRVAQFGNTEAVLAAYDVHTRERESTAESSAGTEPPAFTIDSATVAQHNGNNSTAPQAPSEGGSACILSVDVAHLDESVAGQPPVLQGLDLVVTIRARGRGAERPNIGFMIEQSKGVGITSLATHEDGAVPVQQDDGTWQSVLTFPDLPLHSGDYVISAFLFDETGLAVYDEWFQFLHFRFIFPKPLPGLVRLPHRWS
- a CDS encoding ABC transporter permease, giving the protein MNILWSEARALWRARTLVWVLTRREVASRHTGTALGIVWPYLQPLLTVAAYYLVFDVVFGMRLGEQAPTRAVGAYLVVGALPWMAFCDAVQRGMTSLIDAGSLLHKNPLPPVLFTSRSVLASFSIYGPLLLLVAVAYIPAHGLKPAILALLPLLLLQMLLCMVLGYALAILAAALRDVAQLVGFLLSVGIYLSPILFPIQLFPQAWRWVLWLNPMTGLVMGYQQVLLQGQWPHWSVWCATLVWVCALSVALNALVARSRDQLVDWL
- a CDS encoding peptidylprolyl isomerase, giving the protein MKLLTTTCISPLRGIALAAALLAFGSMAQAAGPVPLTQGGKFAITSNDLEADALMRMPAEMRPMVLGNKQSVSQVAMNMYVRRALGQQALQQGLDKDPQVAAMLQLARDKVLSDMMLARIDQQAAPNDAAALEMARSVYRAKPERFQVGEQVQARHILIAGVTPESRAKAEKLLSDIKKGGDFAKLAEEHSTDKGSAVRGGDLGLFPKGRMVPAFDEAVFDLKKKGDLSGVVETQFGYHIIQLEDRKPPSTRSFDEVKDELLKEVRASVTQDARVKAAQKLQDGVEPNAKAIEDFAAGYAKGAGIPVPIAK
- a CDS encoding cell surface protein, translated to MKKNVMALSIAAMIGGLGFAGVASADVVVGTDAGPQTATTYAGKIIAKPTATALAVTAGGVGHALVVPYFNAQNGNMTVLHITNTDQTNGKVAKVRFRSASNSDDLLDFQVFLSPGDVWTAAVTADANGLAQITTADNTCTVPALTTQSFNNTSSRLPGYLTEVQRTALTREGYVEVFNVADITALKAFDAAGALAAAGPNRSALYTATKHVSGVAPCSVAGSTARSALNAAAIADYTTEAQIAAAGLDSPTGGLMGDWYIINVPQTTVFSGAATAIAATVGAGGVNGVANFRHFAQLGNSLVTLGADGANGVTADPLFRTLGVYNAAGTNVTAAALPMLNYDAPDLSTPFFNAATSPNAVGQAKALLAALAVKSVTNQYALDASITAKTDWVFSMPARRYNVAANYAAVTGTSGATGATSSNPGYRLFTDINNVGTVAVPVPAGVQTGNYFYTAGANNVAAAGGLYKSVGNTTVDTNGNICVYADGQKFFDREETSATAGPVFSPGTASSVAFCGEVSVLAFADTGNSVLGASVARSTITSGIYTNGWGVIDTSNAALGLPLLGNSFVKLTNPQAGVGVSGTYGISWPHRYTK